The following are encoded together in the bacterium (Candidatus Blackallbacteria) CG13_big_fil_rev_8_21_14_2_50_49_14 genome:
- a CDS encoding porphobilinogen synthase, whose protein sequence is MLIHRPRRLRHSAHIRNMVREHRLSVDDFIYPLFVDENLVDDSQAIGSMPGIVRHSLNTLKWELEDLQELGVRNLLLFGIPASKDAHASQAHAEEGIVQKTLHQIRKDYADTFYLITDVCNCEYTDHGHCGIIVNQDVDNDQTLDLLSRTALSHARAGADMVAPSDMMDGRIGHMRASLDQAGFQNLPIMAYSAKFASAYYGPFREAADSAPQFGDRRSYQMDPPNGREALREISLDLEEGADIVMVKPGLAYLDLVWQAKQISDVPVALYNVSGEYSMVKAAAEKGWIDEKKIVLETFYSFKRAGADLIISYHSKEVAAWLKDGLV, encoded by the coding sequence ATGTTGATCCACCGGCCCCGTCGTCTGCGTCACAGCGCGCATATCCGCAATATGGTGCGTGAGCACCGCCTTTCTGTCGATGACTTTATTTACCCGCTTTTCGTCGATGAAAACCTCGTTGATGATTCCCAAGCGATTGGATCGATGCCGGGCATTGTACGTCACAGTTTGAATACCTTGAAGTGGGAACTTGAAGACTTACAGGAATTGGGGGTCAGGAATCTTTTGCTCTTTGGCATTCCCGCCAGCAAAGACGCCCATGCGTCTCAAGCCCATGCCGAAGAAGGGATTGTTCAAAAAACCCTGCATCAGATTCGCAAAGACTATGCCGATACTTTTTACCTGATCACCGATGTCTGTAACTGTGAATATACCGATCATGGCCATTGTGGCATTATTGTCAATCAGGATGTAGACAATGATCAAACCTTGGATTTACTTTCCCGTACAGCGCTTTCCCATGCCCGTGCAGGTGCAGATATGGTGGCCCCCTCTGATATGATGGATGGCCGGATCGGCCATATGCGTGCCAGCCTGGATCAGGCAGGTTTTCAGAATCTGCCAATTATGGCCTATTCTGCTAAATTTGCTTCAGCCTATTACGGGCCTTTTCGCGAGGCAGCGGATTCAGCTCCGCAATTTGGAGACCGCCGTTCCTATCAGATGGATCCCCCCAATGGACGTGAAGCCCTGCGTGAAATTTCGCTGGATCTGGAAGAGGGAGCAGATATTGTCATGGTCAAGCCAGGTTTGGCCTACCTCGATTTGGTATGGCAGGCCAAACAGATTTCTGATGTGCCCGTCGCACTCTACAATGTGTCTGGCGAATACAGCATGGTCAAGGCTGCTGCTGAAAAAGGCTGGATTGATGAAAAGAAAATTGTACTTGAAACCTTTTACAGCTTCAAGCGTGCAGGGGCCGATCTGATTATTTCCTATCATAGCAAAGAAGTCGCAGCTTGGCTGAAAGACGGTCTTGTTTAG
- a CDS encoding energy-dependent translational throttle protein EttA, protein MAQQYIFQTYKLTKIVPPNNREVLKDITLSFFPGAKIGVIGHNGAGKSTLLKIMAGLDDNFQGEARITPGFTAGYLPQEPHLDPEKDVRGNVEDGVAHTRDLLKRFEELSMNYSEETADEFARVQDAIEAVDGWNLETTLDMAMEALRCPPGDWKVENLSGGERRRVALARLLLQAPDLLLLDEPTNHLDAESVAWLETHLKSYKGTVIVVTHDRYFLDNVTDWILELESGRSYPWEGNYSSWLEQKEQRLANEQKQTEVRRKTLQQELEWVRMTPKAKHAKSKARLSSYEKLLAEDQELKVDAVEIYIPSGERLGNVVVEAQNLTKAFDDKLLFENFTFQLPPAGIVGVIGPNGAGKTTLFKLITGQEQPDTGSLRVGDSVELGYVDQNRDALNADKSVYDEISEGYEFVQLGKKEVNARAYVAKFNFRGTDQQKKVGLLSGGERNRVHMAKLLKKGGNLLLLDEPTNDLDVDTLRALESALNKFPGCAMVISHDRWFLNRVATHIMAFEGDSQVVFFEGTFEEYEEDRHRRLGADADQPHRLKYKPMSKK, encoded by the coding sequence ATGGCACAACAATATATTTTTCAAACCTATAAACTGACTAAAATTGTTCCTCCCAATAACCGTGAAGTACTCAAGGATATTACCCTGAGCTTTTTTCCTGGCGCTAAAATTGGCGTAATTGGCCACAATGGGGCGGGTAAATCGACGCTGCTCAAAATTATGGCCGGTCTTGATGATAATTTTCAGGGCGAAGCCCGGATTACCCCTGGTTTTACCGCCGGATATCTGCCCCAGGAACCCCATCTCGACCCCGAGAAAGATGTGCGTGGCAATGTCGAAGACGGCGTGGCGCATACCCGTGATTTGCTCAAACGCTTTGAAGAACTGAGCATGAATTATTCTGAAGAGACAGCCGATGAATTTGCACGGGTTCAAGATGCGATTGAAGCTGTAGATGGCTGGAATCTTGAGACCACCCTGGATATGGCGATGGAAGCTTTGCGCTGCCCACCGGGTGATTGGAAAGTTGAGAACCTCTCTGGGGGCGAGCGCCGCCGTGTGGCCCTGGCCCGTTTGCTTTTACAAGCGCCTGATCTCTTGCTTTTGGATGAGCCCACCAACCACTTGGATGCCGAAAGTGTGGCTTGGCTTGAAACCCACTTAAAGAGCTATAAAGGCACAGTGATTGTCGTGACCCACGATCGCTATTTCCTCGACAATGTCACCGATTGGATTCTTGAGCTTGAATCAGGTCGTTCCTATCCTTGGGAGGGCAATTATTCTTCCTGGCTTGAGCAGAAAGAACAACGTCTGGCCAATGAGCAAAAGCAAACCGAAGTGCGCCGCAAAACCTTGCAACAGGAATTGGAATGGGTGCGCATGACGCCCAAGGCCAAACACGCCAAAAGCAAAGCGCGTCTCAGTTCCTATGAAAAACTCTTGGCAGAAGATCAGGAACTCAAGGTGGATGCCGTTGAAATCTATATTCCCTCAGGTGAACGCCTGGGCAATGTGGTGGTGGAAGCCCAAAACCTGACCAAGGCCTTTGATGATAAATTGCTGTTTGAAAATTTTACCTTTCAGCTTCCCCCTGCTGGGATTGTCGGTGTGATTGGCCCCAACGGGGCAGGTAAAACCACGCTGTTTAAACTGATTACCGGACAGGAACAGCCCGACACTGGCTCTCTCCGAGTCGGGGATTCGGTTGAGTTGGGCTATGTCGATCAAAACCGCGATGCCTTGAATGCCGATAAATCTGTCTACGACGAGATTTCTGAAGGTTACGAATTTGTGCAGTTGGGCAAAAAAGAAGTCAATGCCCGGGCCTATGTTGCGAAATTCAATTTCCGTGGCACCGACCAACAGAAAAAAGTGGGACTCTTGTCTGGCGGCGAACGCAACCGCGTGCACATGGCCAAGCTTTTGAAAAAAGGGGGCAATCTGTTGCTTTTAGACGAACCGACCAACGATTTGGACGTGGATACCCTGCGTGCCTTGGAGTCGGCTCTGAACAAATTCCCCGGTTGTGCGATGGTGATCAGCCATGATCGCTGGTTCTTGAACCGTGTGGCCACCCATATTATGGCCTTTGAAGGGGATTCTCAGGTTGTCTTTTTTGAAGGCACTTTTGAAGAATATGAAGAAGACCGCCACCGCCGTTTGGGGGCCGATGCCGACCAACCCCATCGCCTCAAATACAAACCGATGAGTAAAAAGTAA
- a CDS encoding DUF2892 domain-containing protein has translation MPVNEGPIDRVIRGVVAVGLIGTGIYGLSTNAFGANTAAISWSMIGVGVIPTATAATGYCPLYQLFGVDYTF, from the coding sequence CTGCCTGTCAATGAAGGCCCGATTGATCGCGTGATTCGTGGCGTGGTTGCAGTGGGACTGATCGGCACAGGAATTTATGGCCTGAGTACCAACGCCTTTGGCGCCAATACAGCGGCGATCAGCTGGAGCATGATTGGGGTGGGTGTGATTCCTACCGCCACAGCCGCTACAGGTTATTGTCCTCTCTATCAACTCTTTGGCGTTGATTATACCTTCTAA